The Stomatobaculum sp. F0698 genomic sequence GTCGTCTTCGAAGGAAAAACAATCAAAACCGAACCCGGGCGGAGCGGGTGTATCTACCGCAAAACGAAAGAGAGCGGGGAAAAAGCCGGGATAAAGAGAAAACGGGATAGAAAGAAAACGATGCTTACCGGTACTGCCGATACCGGGATACGGCGGGGCGGAGATTCGAAACCCGACAAAAATCAGATTCGAGCAACAGCATCACAGCAAAGGAGGAGAAGCATGCAGAAGTTTGTTTATTATGCGCCGACGGAAATCGTATTCGGGCGCGGTGAAGAGGCGAGAGCGGCAGAGCTGGTGCAGCGCTACGGCGGTAAGCGGGTATTCGTAATCTACGGCGGCAACTCCGCAAAGAAGAGCGGTCTCCTCGCGCGGATAGAAGAAAACCTGCGTGCGGCAGGCCTTAGCGTACTGTCGAGCGGCGGTGTGGTGCCGAACCCCCTGGTATCGACCGCGCGCCGCATGGTCGAGGAGGCGAGGGCCTTTCGGGCGGACTTTATCTTGGCGGTCGGCGGCGGCTCCGTAATCGATACGGCAAAGGGTGTCGCGCATACCGTGGCGGCCCCCGGCAGCGATATCTGGGAGTTCTGGACAGGCAGAAAGGTGGAGGCGAGCCTCCCGATCGGTGTGATTCTTACCATCTCTGCGGCGGGCTCCGAGACCAGTAATTCCGCGGTGCTCACAAACGATACCCTCCCGCAGCCCACGAAGCGCGGCATCACGACCGACTTTAACCGCCCGAAATTCGCCATTTTGAACCCGGAGCTCACGATGACGCTGCCCGTATGGCAGATCGGCGCGGGTGCCGCGGATATCTTTATGCACACGGCGGAGCGCTATTTTACGCCCATACTCGGCAATCACCTGAGCGATGAGATTGCGGAGGGCTTACTCCGGGATGTGGTGCGCTTCGGTCCGATTGCGGTCAAGAATCCGCAGGATTACGAGGCGATGAGCGAGCTCATGTGGTGCGGCTCCGTGTCCCATGTCGGCCTTACCGGTATTGGCTCGAAAGGCGATACGCCCCGCGACGGAGACTGGTCCTGCCACCAGCTCGGCATGGCGCTTTCGGCAATCGGCGACTACACCCACGGCGCGACGCTGACTGCGGTTTTTCCCGCCTGGGCGCGCTATGTGAAGGATGCGAACCCCTCTCGCTTTGTCCGCTTTGCGGAAAAGGTCTACGGCATCACGGAGGGCACGGAAGAGGAGCGCGTCGAGGCCGGTATCAAGGCAAGCGAAGATTTCTTTGCCTCCCTCGGCATGCCGATACGCCTCGGCGAACTTCTCGGTCATGCGGCGAGCGAAGAAGAAATTCTGGCCTTTGCGGACGAATGCAGCTATCAGAAGAGCCGCAGCATCGGTTCCTTCCGTGTCTTAACGTATGAGGACATTCGGAATATTTATTCGCGTGCTTAAACACAGGGACTTGCGCGGAAGGCAAATCAGTGCTAGAATTTCGTGAAAATATTAACACAGCCCGAAAGGAGCGGCGATGAAACCATATGCAGAGTTGACCAAGGAAGAATTGCTGGGCTTAAAGAAGGAGCTCAAGGCAAAGTATAAGGAGATGCAGGCCATGGCCCTGAAACTCGATATGAGCCGCGGCAAGCCCTGTACGGAGCAGCTGGATCTCTCGATGGGGATGATGGCGGTGCTGAACGAGGACAGCGAGCTTCGCTCCGAAGACGGCACGGACTGCCGCAACTACGGTGTGTTGACCGGTATTCCCGAGGCGCTGGAGCTCATGGGAGATATGATGGAAGTGCCCTATGACCACATCATCCTCTACGGAAACTCGAGCTTGAACGTCATGTACGACACGATTTCCCGCTGCTATACGCACGGTGTGATGGGGGCGACCCCGTGGTGCAAACTCGACAAGGTGAAATTCCTCTGTGTTGTGCCGGGTTACGACCGTCACTTCGCGATTACCGAGTACTTCGGCATCGAGAACGTCCCGGTGCCCATGCTGCCGACCGGTCCCGACATGGATATGGTCGAGAAGCTGGTCGCGGAGGATGAGTCCATCAAGGGTATTTGGTGCGTCCCGAAGTATTCGAACCCGACCGGTAACTCCTATTCGGATGAGACCGTGCGCCGTCTGGCACGCTTAAAGCCCGCGGCCAAGGACTTCCGTCTCTACTGGGACAATGCCTATACGATTCATCATCTCTACGACCACGAACAGGATACGATTATCGAGATTCTTGCCGAGTGCAAGCGCGCGGGCAATCCGGACCTGGTCTACAAGTTTGCTTCGACCTCGAAGGTCAGCTTCCCGGGCTCCGGTATTGCGGCGCTCGCCTCGTCTCTCAATAACCTCGAGGACATCAAGAAGCAGCTCAAAGTTCAGACCATAGGCCACGACAAGGTGAACCAGCTGCGCCATGTCCGTTTCTTCGAGGACATTCACGGCATGGTCGAGCACATGAGAAAGCACGCGGACATTCTGCGTCCCAAGTTCGAGATGGTCGATGAGATTTTGGAGCGCGAACTCGGCGGTCTCGGCATCGGCAGCTGGACCAAGCCGAAGGGCGGCTACTTTATCTCCTTCGATACCCTCGAGGGCTGCGCGAAGAAGGTTGTGTCCCGCTGCGCCAAGGCGGGTGTGGTCATGACCGGCGCAGGCGCTACCTGGCCGGGCGGCAAGGATCCGCACGACTCGAACATCCGCATAGCGCCCTCGTTCCCGCCCCTCAACGATTTGCGCATCGCTGCAGAGCTCTTTGCGCTCTGCGTGAAGTATGTGAGCGTTGAGAAGTTCCTCGCGGCTTTTGAGGAAACGGCGCCGAAGAGCGCGGAGAACGGCGAAACTGTCTAAAGGCTTTCGCTCTCATAAAGATGAAAACAGAAAACTACCCCCGTGCGATTTCGGCTGAGGTCGAAACCGCACGGGGGTAGTTTATCGTATTTAGGGCTATGCGTTGGCCGTCGCGCTCAGCGCGCGCCCTGACAGCGTCGGTGGGCATCCTCCGGAAGAGGGGCCGCCGTGAGGGAAAGGTTCTCCTCTTCGCGTAGCAGGTCCGCAAGGCTTATGTGATCGATCACCTCATTGACTGCGTCCTCAATGCGCGAAAAGACAGAACGGGACACACATCTTCCGGCGAGATCGCAGGAGACCGAGTCCTGTCCGAGACAGATAACCGGCGCCATATTGCCCTCGGTCAGGCGTAAGATGTCGCCGACCGAGTAGCTCTCGGGTGCGCGGGTCAGGAGATAACCTCCCTGGGCGCCCCGTATGCTCTTCACGAAACCCGCTTTGCTCAGCACGGACACAATCTGCTCCAGATACTTTTCCGAGAGCTCCTGCTTTGCGGCGGCATCTTTTAAACGCGTGACTTGCTCCGGCTGTCTCGCAAATTCCATCATCAGGCGAAGCGCATAGCGCCCCTTTGTGGATATTTTCATGACAACTCCTTCCAAGCTTTCTTTGCCAGTATTTCCTAGCAATTCACTCGGGATTTAGAATAGCAGGAAAAAAACGCTTTGGCAAGCAAAACAGCCCGAATTATGGTATACTGAAACGAAAACAATTGGAGTATTTTCTCAAAAAAAGGAGGAAAAATATGCCGTTTGTACCGGGTGTCATTCTGTTGGTTCTGTTTCTTGCGATTCTCGTTAACGGTATTTGCATTGTGCCGCAGGCGCAGGCGCTCATCATCGAGCGACTGGGACGCTACCACTCGACTTGGGATGCGGGTGTACACCTTAAGATTCCCTTTGTGGATCGCATCGCGAAGCGCGTCAACCTGAAGGAGCAGGTCGCGGACTTCCCGCCGCAGCCCGTGATTACGAAGGATAACGTCACGATGCGCATCGACTCCGTCGTCTTCTTTGTGATTACCGAGCCGAAGCTCTATGCCTACGGTGTCGAGAACCCGATTTCCGCAATCGAGAACCTGACGGCAACCACGCTTCGTAACATCATCGGTTCCATGGACCTCGATACCACGCTGACTTCCCGTGAGACCATCAACACCGAGATGCGCTCTCAGCTGGATGTCGCGACCGATCCCTGGGGCATCAAGGTAAACCGTGTCGAGCTGAAGAACATTCTTCCGCCGGATGCGATTCGCGAGGCCATGGAGAAGCAGA encodes the following:
- a CDS encoding RrF2 family transcriptional regulator: MKISTKGRYALRLMMEFARQPEQVTRLKDAAAKQELSEKYLEQIVSVLSKAGFVKSIRGAQGGYLLTRAPESYSVGDILRLTEGNMAPVICLGQDSVSCDLAGRCVSRSVFSRIEDAVNEVIDHISLADLLREEENLSLTAAPLPEDAHRRCQGAR
- a CDS encoding iron-containing alcohol dehydrogenase; protein product: MQKFVYYAPTEIVFGRGEEARAAELVQRYGGKRVFVIYGGNSAKKSGLLARIEENLRAAGLSVLSSGGVVPNPLVSTARRMVEEARAFRADFILAVGGGSVIDTAKGVAHTVAAPGSDIWEFWTGRKVEASLPIGVILTISAAGSETSNSAVLTNDTLPQPTKRGITTDFNRPKFAILNPELTMTLPVWQIGAGAADIFMHTAERYFTPILGNHLSDEIAEGLLRDVVRFGPIAVKNPQDYEAMSELMWCGSVSHVGLTGIGSKGDTPRDGDWSCHQLGMALSAIGDYTHGATLTAVFPAWARYVKDANPSRFVRFAEKVYGITEGTEEERVEAGIKASEDFFASLGMPIRLGELLGHAASEEEILAFADECSYQKSRSIGSFRVLTYEDIRNIYSRA
- a CDS encoding SPFH domain-containing protein, producing MPFVPGVILLVLFLAILVNGICIVPQAQALIIERLGRYHSTWDAGVHLKIPFVDRIAKRVNLKEQVADFPPQPVITKDNVTMRIDSVVFFVITEPKLYAYGVENPISAIENLTATTLRNIIGSMDLDTTLTSRETINTEMRSQLDVATDPWGIKVNRVELKNILPPDAIREAMEKQMKAEREKRELITLAQGKKESAVLNAQGNKEAAILNAEAEKQTAILRAEAEKERKIQEAEGQAKAIRAVKEAEADGIRLIREAGADEAVLRLRGLDALTRVADGRATKIVIPSDIQNMAGLVTALKETASVATPGDGSEKKA
- a CDS encoding aminotransferase class I/II-fold pyridoxal phosphate-dependent enzyme encodes the protein MKPYAELTKEELLGLKKELKAKYKEMQAMALKLDMSRGKPCTEQLDLSMGMMAVLNEDSELRSEDGTDCRNYGVLTGIPEALELMGDMMEVPYDHIILYGNSSLNVMYDTISRCYTHGVMGATPWCKLDKVKFLCVVPGYDRHFAITEYFGIENVPVPMLPTGPDMDMVEKLVAEDESIKGIWCVPKYSNPTGNSYSDETVRRLARLKPAAKDFRLYWDNAYTIHHLYDHEQDTIIEILAECKRAGNPDLVYKFASTSKVSFPGSGIAALASSLNNLEDIKKQLKVQTIGHDKVNQLRHVRFFEDIHGMVEHMRKHADILRPKFEMVDEILERELGGLGIGSWTKPKGGYFISFDTLEGCAKKVVSRCAKAGVVMTGAGATWPGGKDPHDSNIRIAPSFPPLNDLRIAAELFALCVKYVSVEKFLAAFEETAPKSAENGETV